A single genomic interval of Myxocyprinus asiaticus isolate MX2 ecotype Aquarium Trade chromosome 19, UBuf_Myxa_2, whole genome shotgun sequence harbors:
- the zgc:153157 gene encoding uncharacterized protein zgc:153157: MRERDFMPNMERGKPATYTGDKKAKMAAKTNKKWVRLATVFAYVLSVSLAAIILAIYYSLIWKPTSASSSGRSDVLVTATTIPINPNSITSSDVSSMSKTNNASRVNLRSTQTPSSRGHVGFSSTFTTKAKNTAHTGPLESVQSHIHEKTGQFITAKVSHSSILLAGASSEPSMSQGVTEGTKDMHVSLVDIGTISTSSAKQDLHYSSGTGAAENQPLEFIRTQESYLWDSASPNFNLFQQPTTDQASWTRYSAGPDVSSLTEHELELMEGSSPLQEEMVTKDTENEAIGV; the protein is encoded by the coding sequence ATGAGGGAGCGGGACTTTATGCCAAACATGGAACGGGGCAAACCTGCCACATACACGGgagacaaaaaagcaaaaatggctgCTAAAACCAATAAAAAGTGGGTGAGACTGGCTACTGTCTTTGCATATGTCTTGTCCGTGTCTTTGGCTGCTATAATACTGGCCATTTATTACAGTTTGATATGGAAGCCGACGTCTGCTTCTTCGTCTGGACGCTCAGATGTTTTGGTGACGGCCACAACTATCCCCATAAACCCAAATAGTATCACTTCTAGTGATGTCTCATCCATGAGCAAGACAAACAATGCATCAAGGGTCAACCTGAGATCAACACAGACTCCCAGTAGCAGAGGTCATGTGGGCTTTTCCAGTACCTTTACAACCAAAGCAAAGAATACTGCTCACACTGGACCTTTAGAATCAGTGCAAAGCCATATTCACGAAAAAACAGGACAATTCATTACAGCAAAAGTAAGCCATTCTAGTATTCTCCTCGCAGGTGCATCAAGTGAACCTTCTATGTCACAAGGAGTCACAGAGGGCACAAAAGACATGCATGTTTCACTTGTGGATATTGGAACCATTTCCACATCTTCTGCCAAACAAGACTTGCATTACAGTTCAGGGACTGGTGCCGCAGAGAATCAGCCATTGGAGTTCATTCGTACCCAAGAGTCATACTTGTGGGATTCAGCATCTCCAAATTTCAATCTATTTCAACAGCCCACAACTGACCAGGCTTCTTGGACAAGGTACAGTGCAGGACCTGATGTCTCCTCTTTGACAGAACATGAACTGGAATTAATGGAGGGCTCCTCTCCGTTGCAAGAGGAGATGGTTACCAAGGACACAGAGAATGAAGCAATTGGTGTGTGA